A part of Balneola sp. genomic DNA contains:
- a CDS encoding RtcB family protein, whose amino-acid sequence MENLKIFGEEIIEPSSIEQIKNCFSEDDHAVLTADAHYGYGHPIGGAVAYRNKISLSGVGFDIACGNKAVRTPVQASDVNIAKVMDEIWKQIGFGAGVPNPNPIDHPVLDEIPDLQVKMTNHIQNKLQSKAAKQLGSVGSGNHFVDLFRDTEGFLWIGVHFGSRGFGHNITTGFIALSQGKGFGEHANEGPMNGKPILFDTHSEIGMDYIQALEIAGRYAYAGRDAVVNKVLEILGTESNYEVHNHHNFAWKEQHFGEEYWVVRKGCTPAFPGQAGFIGANMFDDSVIIEGVDSKESQKGLYSTVHGAGRVMSRRKAAGKFKWKHGRKIQVQRGEVNYKNTQRDAVKRGIELRGGGADESPQCYKKLEEVLSFHQDTIRITHTLTPIGVAMASDGKHILILISI is encoded by the coding sequence ATGGAAAACTTGAAAATTTTTGGAGAGGAAATCATTGAACCCTCTTCTATTGAACAAATAAAAAACTGTTTTAGTGAAGATGACCATGCTGTTCTTACAGCTGATGCTCACTATGGATATGGACACCCAATTGGGGGAGCCGTTGCTTATAGAAACAAGATTTCGCTATCTGGAGTAGGCTTTGATATAGCCTGTGGCAATAAAGCGGTACGTACACCTGTACAGGCAAGTGATGTCAATATTGCAAAAGTTATGGATGAGATCTGGAAACAAATTGGATTTGGAGCTGGAGTACCTAACCCGAACCCAATTGATCATCCCGTACTTGATGAAATACCAGACTTACAGGTAAAAATGACGAACCACATCCAGAATAAACTTCAAAGTAAGGCGGCTAAACAATTGGGTTCTGTAGGATCCGGAAACCACTTCGTGGATTTATTTCGTGATACTGAGGGATTCCTTTGGATAGGAGTTCACTTTGGATCAAGAGGTTTCGGCCATAATATAACTACCGGGTTCATTGCTCTTTCCCAGGGGAAGGGGTTTGGTGAACATGCCAACGAAGGCCCAATGAATGGAAAGCCTATTCTTTTTGATACCCATTCAGAAATAGGTATGGATTATATTCAGGCCCTGGAAATAGCCGGCAGATATGCTTATGCAGGACGTGATGCCGTAGTAAATAAAGTCCTGGAAATCCTTGGAACTGAATCCAACTACGAAGTACACAACCATCACAACTTTGCATGGAAAGAACAACATTTTGGTGAAGAGTACTGGGTAGTTCGTAAAGGTTGTACTCCTGCATTTCCAGGACAAGCCGGATTTATTGGAGCTAATATGTTCGATGATTCGGTAATCATTGAGGGTGTTGATTCCAAGGAATCACAAAAAGGATTGTATTCAACAGTTCATGGCGCTGGACGCGTTATGAGCAGAAGGAAAGCTGCCGGAAAGTTCAAATGGAAACATGGAAGAAAAATCCAGGTGCAACGCGGAGAGGTGAATTATAAAAACACTCAACGCGATGCAGTCAAGAGAGGCATTGAACTTCGAGGTGGCGGTGCTGACGAAAGCCCACAATGTTATAAAAAGCTGGAGGAGGTACTTAGTTTCCATCAGGATACAATCCGAATAACCCATACCCTCACTCCTATTGGTGTGGCAATGGCGAGTGACGGTAAGCATATTTTGATTTTGATTTCAATCTGA